A genomic window from Brassica oleracea var. oleracea cultivar TO1000 chromosome C8, BOL, whole genome shotgun sequence includes:
- the LOC106312001 gene encoding uncharacterized protein At3g60930, chloroplastic-like, giving the protein MRSPIVEGQMWGNVEETRSTPSSVKVLLRECGGVGVTFLIPTKTQRPWSPPLGFQCVYESYFQNETKLWFPIPRLVTSYARRRDAAMSQFLNGAFRISVALMVAAAKINVSMSVWTLEELTYVKSMGDGLYSIQMRPNYNVIVDHPSRTNNWQRFYFYVKCDGFAFEEPPDDSFRFLWNHELVDHPDSASYPEEFIAKAHVVASLAQVSWKDITVERIRRAVDRISKRDCRSDLPPLITGNRRRFSIFTRAELNVINAAREMKELPDLSALIKKKLR; this is encoded by the exons ATGCGTTCTCCTATCGTGGAAGGACAAATGTGGGGGAACGTCGAGGAGACTCGTTCGACTCCTAGCAGCGTGAAAGTTCTGCTGAGAGAGTGCGGAGGAGTCGGAGTGACTTTCTTAATCCCGACGAAAACCCAGAGGCCGTGGTCCCCTCCATTGGGATTTCAGTGTGTATATGAGTCATACTTTCAGAACGAGACCAAGCTCTGGTTTCCAATTCCTCGACTCGTCACATCTTATGCGAGACGTCGTGACGCAGCGATGAGCCAGTTCTTGAATGGTGCGTTCCGTATTTCGGTAGCGTTGATGGTGGCGGCAGCAAAGATCAATGTCTCGATGAGCGTGTGGACTCTTGAAGAGCTGACCTACGTTAAGTCGATGGGGGATGGATTGTACTCGATTCAGATGAGGCCTAACTACAATGTGATTGTCGACCACCCCAGTAGGACGAACAATTGGCAGCGCTTCTATTTTTATGTCAAGTGTGATGGTTTTGCCTTCGAGGAGCCGCCCGATGATTCCTTTCGATTTTTATGGAATCATGAACTCG TCGATCACCCAGATTCGGCCTCCTATCCCGAAGAGTTCATTGCTAAAGCTCATGTCGTCGCGTCGCTTGCTCAAGTAAGTTGGAAAGACATCACCGTTGAAAGGATTCGAAGAGCCGTCGACAGGATCTCGAAGA GGGACTGTAGATCTGATTTACCGCCTTTGATTACCGGCAACAGGCGGCGATTTTCAATATTCACTCGTGCAGAGCTGAATGTGATCAACGCAGCTAGAGAGATGAAGGAACTTCCGGACTTGAGCGCACTAATCAAGAAGAAGCTGAGGTGA
- the LOC106308733 gene encoding phytochrome D yields MVTGGGGETDLHSVVLEQSGESGKSFEYSHSVKATTYSSSVPEQQITAYLSRIQRVGCLIAVDDSTFAIIGYRENARETLGLISPSVPSIDDDKAETLTIDTDLRCRFRPSSIVLLERAFVAQREITLLIPLWIHSKNTRKPFFQTEDPALSMAGAVQSRKLACLMTLGTKERMECRGQAENFWSRGKAVFVVMLKQGLF; encoded by the exons ATGGTCACCGGTGGCGGTGGCGAAACCGACC TACACTCCGTCGTCTTGGAGCAATCGGGAGAGTCCGGCAAGTCGTTCGAGTACTCCCACTCCGTCAAAGCGACGACGTATAGTTCCTCCGTACCGGAACAGCAAATCACAGCTTATCTCTCGCGAATCCAACGCGTCGGCTGCTTAATCGCCGTCGACGATTCCACCTTCGCCATCATCGGCTACAGAGAAAATGCGCGGGAAACGCTAGGGCTAATATCTCCATCCGTTCCAAGCATCGACGACGACAAGGCAGAGACTCTCACGATCGACACGGACCTCCGATGCCGCTTCAGGCCATCAAGCATCGTCCTCCTCGAACGAGCCTTCGTGGCGCAGCGTGAAATCACGCTCCTGATTCCTCTATGGATCCACTCCAAGAACACTCGCAAGCCTTTCTTTCAAACCGAAGACCCGGCGCTCTCAATGGCTGGAGCAGTCCAATCTCGGAAGCTCGCTTGTCTTATGACTCTG GGGACGAAGGAAAGAATGGAATGTAGAGGTCAAGCTGAAAACTTTTGGTCCCGAGGGAAAGCCGTGTTTGTCGTCATGCTCAAGCAAGGACTATTTTAA
- the LOC106308732 gene encoding uncharacterized protein LOC106308732 — MRVFIAAFDGSFRESRISHFKAEEAERELLRFRKGVEEQSQRQAELHSRALVRAERRGKRAIVAEMKRRTTLFASEFESFKDAQKFVGDFRECRGSVSTLYESQKEDFSFPAEVAEMSGLMNGCAHAESLGRFSYFGR, encoded by the exons ATGAGGGTGTTCATTGCGGCGTTTGATGGAAGTTTCCGGGAGTCGCGTATCTCTCACTTCAAAGCCGAGGAGGCTGAAAGGGAACTCCTTCGGTTTCGGAAGGGGGTCGAAGAACAGAGCCAGAGACAGGCTGAGCTCCATTCTCGGGCCCTTGTCCGTGCGGAGAGGAGAGGAAAGAGAGCGATTGTCGCCGAAATGAAGAGGAGGACTACTTTGTTTGCCAGCGAATTCGAGAGCTTTAAGGATGCTCAAAAATTCGTGGGCGATTTTCGCGAGTGCCGTGGCTCGGTTTCTACCCTCTACGAGTCGCAGAAAGAGGACTTCTCTTTTCCTGCCGAGGTCGCCGAGATGTCGGGTCTTATGAACGGGTGTGCCCATGCCGAATCCTTG GGTCGTTTCTCCTACTTCGGCCGTTGA
- the LOC106312006 gene encoding uncharacterized protein LOC106312006: MAHGVEAMALAEVNVTSLHPSKMPQNVELNSDMLLDALDAIEERRDQALLRIQNYQHQIESYYNKKVKSRPLELCNILLRKVFENTKELNAGKLGTNWEGPYKIAQVVKPGVYRLETSTGEPVPGAWNSMHL; this comes from the coding sequence ATGGCCCACGGAGTCGAAGCTATGGCTCTCGCCGAAGTGAACGTAACCAGTCTACATCCGTCAAAAATGCCACAGAACGTTGAGCTTAACAGCGACATGCTGCTCGACGCTTTAGACGCTATCGAGGAACGACGCGACCAAGCCTTGCTCCGCATCCAGAACTATCAGCATCAGATCGAGAGCTACTACAACAAGAAGGTCAAGTCTCGACCTCTCGAGCTGTGCAATATCCTACTCCGCAAAGTGTTCGAAAACACTAAGGAGCTAAACGCAGGCAAGCTTGGGACTAACTGGGAAGGACCGTACAAGATCGCCCAAGTCGTTAAACCAGGAGTCTATCGACTCGAGACATCGACTGGCGAACCTGTTCCCGGAGCATGGAACTCCATGCATCTCTGA